In one Saccharibacillus brassicae genomic region, the following are encoded:
- a CDS encoding extracellular solute-binding protein, translated as MRIGKKGRRVGSTLLALTLVLAGCSGGSSSGAGKTEGGSGSAEASGQEAYVLGESPLEFSFYGHYDWYTMPNWGEDKASEWIKANKKVNVVPISSGGNAKQKLSTMIVSGELPDVIWTERGADVESLRKAGAIVPFDDYLDKYPNLKKWAGEETLDMLRSEDGKLYQFPNWYTTQPNGNAGYLVNKKIYNELGAPKLETTEELYAYLKQVKDKYPDVVPLEVGQSASGVDIMSSAFAENRPYLYSSLSMKAVPSGETLTSVFTDDVFRETLVYANRLYRDKLISQDAFTQPLEQVEQKIITGKAAVYVASSPTEFGAIGDSLLSEEDPEAGYIMIWPVHKEGLDKNKIFPGTYNQLGWNVSVISKTAKDPEAIFAFLDWLTGPEGQRISMWGPEGLYWDGVDEEEAPIFTDAFTSDTKGRDELMNSTVNLQWVGNTVYVDNSKMKFESTLPEDKKSWETKWQSEITWKTQYDTTAFVNLNPAGDSNEGIIEQSVGEIYEKAKAQAILNAGSEEEVLAILDQAEQDAQQVGYAQLLEYKTGKWQENLAKLGK; from the coding sequence ATGAGAATCGGTAAAAAAGGACGGCGGGTCGGCTCGACGCTGCTCGCATTGACGTTGGTCTTGGCAGGCTGCAGCGGAGGAAGTTCTTCCGGGGCGGGCAAAACCGAAGGCGGAAGCGGCTCGGCCGAAGCGTCCGGGCAGGAAGCGTACGTACTCGGCGAAAGTCCGCTCGAATTTTCTTTCTACGGGCATTACGACTGGTATACGATGCCGAACTGGGGCGAAGACAAAGCTTCGGAATGGATCAAGGCCAACAAAAAAGTCAACGTCGTTCCGATCAGCTCCGGCGGCAACGCCAAGCAGAAGCTGAGCACGATGATCGTGTCGGGCGAGCTGCCGGACGTGATCTGGACCGAACGCGGCGCCGACGTGGAATCGCTGCGCAAAGCGGGTGCGATCGTGCCGTTCGACGACTATCTGGACAAATACCCGAATCTCAAAAAGTGGGCCGGCGAAGAGACGCTCGACATGCTGCGCTCGGAAGACGGCAAGCTGTACCAGTTCCCGAACTGGTACACGACGCAGCCGAACGGCAACGCCGGCTATCTGGTGAACAAAAAAATCTACAACGAGCTCGGCGCGCCGAAGCTTGAGACCACCGAAGAACTGTACGCCTATCTCAAGCAGGTCAAAGACAAATATCCGGACGTCGTGCCGCTCGAAGTCGGGCAGTCCGCAAGCGGCGTCGACATTATGAGTTCGGCTTTTGCGGAGAACCGGCCTTATCTGTACAGCTCGCTCAGCATGAAAGCCGTCCCGTCGGGCGAGACGCTGACGTCGGTGTTCACCGACGACGTGTTCCGCGAGACGCTCGTCTACGCCAACCGGCTGTACCGCGACAAGCTGATCAGCCAGGACGCGTTCACCCAGCCGCTGGAGCAGGTAGAGCAGAAGATCATTACCGGCAAAGCCGCCGTCTACGTCGCGTCCAGCCCGACCGAGTTCGGGGCGATCGGCGACTCCCTGCTCAGCGAAGAAGATCCGGAAGCCGGGTACATCATGATCTGGCCGGTGCATAAGGAAGGTCTGGACAAAAACAAAATTTTCCCCGGTACGTACAACCAGCTCGGCTGGAACGTCAGCGTTATCTCGAAGACGGCCAAAGACCCGGAAGCGATCTTCGCTTTCCTCGACTGGCTCACCGGCCCCGAAGGGCAGCGAATCAGCATGTGGGGACCGGAAGGGCTGTATTGGGACGGCGTCGACGAAGAAGAAGCGCCGATCTTCACCGACGCGTTCACTTCGGACACCAAAGGCCGCGACGAACTGATGAACTCCACGGTCAATCTCCAGTGGGTCGGCAATACGGTCTACGTGGACAACTCCAAGATGAAGTTCGAATCGACGCTGCCGGAAGACAAGAAGAGTTGGGAAACGAAATGGCAGTCGGAGATTACGTGGAAAACGCAGTACGACACGACGGCCTTCGTCAACCTGAATCCGGCCGGCGATTCGAACGAAGGCATCATCGAGCAGAGCGTCGGCGAAATCTATGAAAAAGCCAAAGCGCAGGCGATTCTGAACGCGGGCAGCGAAGAAGAAGTGCTGGCTATTCTGGATCAGGCGGAGCAGGACGCACAGCAGGTCGGTTACGCCCAACTGCTGGAGTACAAAACGGGAAAATGGCAGGAAAATCTGGCGAAGCTCGGCAAATAA
- a CDS encoding ABC transporter permease, translating to MMVIPALLFIFVFSYIPMYGVLMAFQDYSLFDGFSGSAWVGFKHFEMFFNAPEFWTVIRNTVAISLLKLLVGFPAPILLALMLNEVRSRAFKKIVQTISYLPHFLSWVIVSGFVMSLLSTENGSVNMLLQTANLIKEPINFLSLPQYFWTILVTTGVWKEIGFASIVYLAAIAGVDPHMHEAAAMDGAGKLRQIFSITLPAIMPVIIVFLILAIGNLLSAGFEDILLLGSNPVLRDVGDVLDTYVYRTGIQNNRYSYATAAGLFKSLLGVLLLVGANYAARKSGNSLW from the coding sequence ATGATGGTGATTCCGGCGCTGCTGTTCATCTTCGTGTTCAGCTACATTCCGATGTACGGGGTCCTGATGGCTTTTCAGGATTACAGTCTGTTCGACGGATTTTCCGGAAGTGCGTGGGTCGGGTTCAAGCATTTCGAAATGTTTTTCAACGCTCCCGAGTTCTGGACGGTCATCCGCAATACGGTGGCGATCAGCCTGCTGAAGCTGCTGGTCGGGTTCCCGGCTCCAATCCTGCTGGCGTTGATGCTGAACGAAGTGCGCAGCCGCGCTTTCAAAAAAATCGTGCAGACGATCAGCTACCTGCCGCACTTCCTGTCCTGGGTCATCGTCTCCGGCTTCGTCATGTCGCTGCTGTCGACGGAGAACGGGAGCGTCAACATGCTGCTGCAGACCGCGAATCTGATCAAGGAGCCGATCAACTTCCTTTCCCTGCCGCAGTATTTCTGGACGATTCTCGTCACAACGGGCGTCTGGAAAGAAATCGGATTCGCTTCGATCGTCTATCTGGCGGCCATCGCCGGCGTCGATCCGCATATGCACGAAGCGGCGGCGATGGACGGGGCGGGCAAGCTGAGGCAGATCTTTTCCATCACGCTGCCCGCGATCATGCCCGTCATCATCGTGTTCCTGATTCTGGCGATCGGCAATCTGTTGAGCGCGGGATTCGAAGACATCCTGCTGCTCGGCTCGAATCCCGTCCTGAGGGACGTGGGCGACGTGCTCGATACATACGTGTACCGGACCGGCATCCAGAACAACCGGTATTCCTACGCGACGGCGGCGGGCCTGTTCAAATCGCTGCTCGGCGTGCTCCTGCTGGTCGGGGCGAACTACGCGGCGCGCAAATCGGGCAACAGCCTATGGTAA
- a CDS encoding 6-phospho-beta-glucosidase has translation MSMHKLKVAVIGGGSSYTPELIEGFILNYGTFPVTEIVLVDIEPGLRKLSIVGRLAQRMVAKSGLPIEVTLTLDRRSALEGADFVSTQMRVGMLEARGWDETIPLKYGMIGQETTGPGGMMKALRTIPVLLDVARDMEELCPDAWLLNFTNPAGMVTEAITRHSRIRTIGLCNSPIAAYKWLSRLYEVPIERIACEFVGLNHLHYISRIEIDGQSKLDELLDNRDGYSARNVPQYEWNGALLRTLHAIPSYYLKYFYLHRELLAEQQEAAARGETRAETVQRLEDELFELYEDVNLAEKPKQLEQRGGAYYSEAAVKLMNSLYNDQGDIQTLNVANNGSLDFLPDDACIEVNCRVFKTGPVPIPVEVVPEAATGLIHAVKTYERLAIEAAVSGSRDLALTALAHHPLVPSVNDAAAMLDEMLERNRAYLDRFFPNEAAVR, from the coding sequence ATGAGCATGCACAAGTTGAAAGTGGCGGTCATCGGAGGCGGATCTTCGTACACGCCCGAGCTGATCGAAGGCTTCATTCTGAATTACGGTACGTTTCCGGTCACCGAAATCGTACTGGTCGATATCGAGCCCGGCCTGCGCAAGCTGTCGATCGTCGGCAGGCTTGCCCAGCGCATGGTCGCCAAGTCCGGGCTGCCGATCGAAGTCACCCTGACGTTGGATCGGCGTTCGGCGCTTGAGGGCGCGGACTTCGTCTCCACGCAGATGCGCGTCGGCATGCTGGAAGCCCGCGGCTGGGACGAGACGATTCCGCTCAAGTACGGCATGATCGGGCAGGAGACGACCGGCCCCGGCGGCATGATGAAAGCGCTCCGGACGATTCCGGTGCTGCTGGACGTCGCCCGCGACATGGAGGAGCTGTGTCCCGACGCGTGGCTGCTCAATTTCACCAATCCGGCGGGCATGGTCACCGAAGCGATCACCCGGCATTCGCGGATTCGCACGATCGGCCTGTGCAATTCGCCGATCGCGGCGTACAAATGGCTGTCGCGGCTGTACGAAGTGCCGATCGAGCGCATCGCATGCGAATTCGTCGGCCTGAACCATCTGCATTATATCAGCCGGATCGAGATCGATGGACAGTCCAAGCTCGACGAACTGCTGGATAACCGCGACGGTTATTCCGCCCGCAACGTGCCGCAGTACGAATGGAACGGGGCGCTGCTGCGCACGCTGCATGCCATTCCTTCGTATTACCTGAAATACTTCTACCTGCACCGCGAACTGCTCGCCGAGCAGCAGGAAGCCGCGGCTAGAGGCGAGACCCGGGCGGAGACGGTGCAGCGGCTCGAAGACGAACTGTTCGAGCTGTACGAAGACGTGAATCTGGCCGAAAAGCCCAAGCAGCTCGAACAGCGCGGCGGCGCGTACTACTCCGAAGCCGCGGTCAAACTGATGAATTCGCTCTATAACGACCAAGGCGACATCCAGACGCTGAACGTCGCGAACAACGGCAGCCTCGATTTCCTGCCGGACGATGCGTGCATCGAAGTCAACTGCCGGGTGTTCAAGACCGGCCCCGTCCCGATCCCTGTCGAAGTGGTGCCCGAAGCGGCTACAGGGCTGATCCACGCCGTCAAAACGTACGAACGGCTGGCGATCGAGGCCGCCGTCTCCGGCAGCCGCGATCTGGCGCTGACCGCGCTGGCGCATCATCCGCTCGTCCCTTCGGTGAACGACGCCGCAGCGATGCTCGATGAGATGCTGGAGCGGAACCGAGCTTACCTGGACCGGTTTTTCCCGAACGAAGCGGCTGTGCGCTGA
- a CDS encoding N-acetylglucosamine kinase translates to MNYYLGVDGGGSKTLAVVCDESGRIVGRGQSGCGNHQLGAAPAEQQIRLAVDEALERAGIRREQVRRSVFGLAGADREADFRILRPMIARLGLDRHEIVCDTVIGLRAGTRQAHGVVVICGTGTNCYGINRSGEELQVGGFGYTFGDFGGGSDLAVEVFRSVIRAWEGREQPTLLAEATLSRLAMGSEEEMFHHYLDTGRPIPPDLAKVLFDVAEADELARSILARQGRELGRAAGAVIRKLEMEHDRFDLVMAGSILTRGDSRYILPFLDGEVRAAAPGCRLSVLTLEPVAGALFMAMSEQGGTDEELYRRIHQQLSVKAASA, encoded by the coding sequence TTGAACTATTATCTGGGCGTTGACGGGGGAGGCAGCAAGACTCTCGCCGTAGTCTGCGACGAAAGCGGCCGGATCGTCGGCCGCGGGCAGAGCGGCTGCGGCAATCATCAGCTGGGCGCGGCTCCGGCCGAGCAGCAGATCCGCCTCGCGGTGGACGAAGCGCTGGAGCGGGCCGGCATACGCCGGGAGCAGGTGCGGCGTTCGGTGTTCGGGTTGGCGGGAGCCGACCGCGAAGCGGACTTCCGCATTCTGCGGCCGATGATCGCCCGGCTCGGGCTCGACCGGCACGAGATTGTGTGCGATACGGTGATCGGCCTGCGTGCCGGAACGCGGCAGGCGCACGGCGTGGTCGTGATCTGCGGCACGGGCACGAACTGCTACGGGATCAACCGGAGCGGCGAAGAACTGCAGGTCGGCGGGTTCGGCTATACATTCGGCGATTTCGGCGGCGGATCGGATCTTGCGGTCGAGGTGTTCCGCTCGGTGATCCGGGCCTGGGAAGGCCGGGAGCAGCCGACGCTGCTGGCGGAAGCGACGCTGAGCCGTCTGGCGATGGGTTCGGAAGAAGAAATGTTCCATCATTATCTGGATACGGGCCGGCCTATTCCGCCGGACCTTGCGAAAGTGCTGTTCGACGTGGCGGAAGCCGACGAGCTGGCGAGAAGCATTCTGGCCCGGCAGGGGCGTGAGCTCGGCCGGGCGGCCGGAGCGGTCATTCGCAAGCTGGAGATGGAACACGACCGTTTCGACCTGGTCATGGCCGGCAGCATCCTGACCCGGGGAGACAGCCGCTACATCCTGCCTTTTCTGGACGGGGAAGTCCGGGCGGCGGCGCCGGGCTGCCGGCTGAGCGTGCTAACGCTTGAGCCGGTGGCGGGCGCGCTGTTCATGGCCATGAGCGAGCAGGGCGGTACCGACGAAGAGCTCTACCGCCGCATTCATCAACAACTAAGCGTAAAGGCGGCGAGCGCATGA
- a CDS encoding carbohydrate ABC transporter permease, which translates to MKPSTGDRMLTGVVYALLAVMAFVAFYPFWNAAVISFNNGTDTMRGGITFWPRAFTFENYRVVFEDSRLINGFVISILRTLLGTLLSVGATAIFAYGMSKSELIGRKGYMIFCIVTMYFSGGLIPTFLLIRSLDLFNTFWVMVIPGLISVWNMIIFRTFFKSIPAGLEESARIDGCSNWGVLFRIVLPLSGPVIATLSLFTAVYHWNDWFTPSIYISNADLLPIQTKLQQILNSNIMSEQMAQMDSAAQGRMSRMKAVTSKSLSMATMMVATIPILCVYPFLQKYFVKGVLVGSLKE; encoded by the coding sequence ATGAAACCTTCAACCGGAGACCGCATGCTGACGGGCGTCGTCTACGCGCTGCTCGCCGTCATGGCTTTCGTCGCTTTCTATCCGTTCTGGAACGCGGCGGTGATTTCTTTCAACAACGGTACGGATACGATGCGCGGCGGCATCACGTTCTGGCCGAGAGCGTTCACGTTCGAAAATTACCGGGTCGTGTTCGAAGACAGCCGGCTGATCAACGGATTCGTGATCTCGATTCTGCGCACGCTGCTCGGGACGCTGCTCTCGGTCGGGGCTACGGCGATCTTCGCCTACGGCATGAGCAAATCGGAACTGATCGGCCGCAAAGGCTACATGATCTTCTGCATCGTCACGATGTATTTCAGCGGCGGGCTCATTCCGACCTTCCTGCTGATCCGCTCGCTCGACCTGTTCAACACGTTCTGGGTCATGGTCATTCCGGGACTCATCAGCGTGTGGAACATGATCATTTTCCGTACTTTTTTCAAAAGCATTCCGGCGGGGCTCGAAGAATCGGCGCGGATCGACGGCTGTTCCAACTGGGGCGTGCTGTTTCGCATCGTGCTTCCGCTGTCCGGCCCCGTTATCGCCACGCTGTCGCTGTTCACGGCGGTGTATCACTGGAACGACTGGTTTACGCCGAGCATCTATATCAGCAACGCCGATCTGCTCCCGATTCAGACGAAGCTGCAGCAGATTCTGAATTCGAACATCATGAGCGAACAGATGGCGCAGATGGACTCGGCAGCCCAGGGACGGATGAGCCGGATGAAAGCCGTGACGTCGAAGTCGCTGTCCATGGCCACGATGATGGTTGCGACGATTCCCATTTTGTGCGTGTATCCTTTCCTGCAAAAGTATTTCGTCAAAGGCGTGCTGGTCGGTTCGCTCAAGGAATAG
- a CDS encoding AraC family transcriptional regulator: MKEKVVFHREYPIHLSDTVGVTTQYQRLHAHDALEINMIKSGTGYYIINGVTYDFEAGDIVLIHSGALHCAYEKEGLVMQVITFDAAWFMGSQRSDPDILSPFKEMGVYFTHVLDRDHPRLPELRGLLLSLQEEHDAARPSYVSVVYAYMLQFFVQVNRHFRRENVEPAAGSVSVAQLEKVRLVIGAMEERPAHAWTLEELSALAYLSPSRFSDVFRRAVGVSPLTYLIQIRLENAYHLLETSDLKIVDIAMECGFRTLSNFNRLFKRHIGTEPRLIRGKINACCSKIVPVSDHFGGVEEVGSK, from the coding sequence ATGAAGGAGAAAGTCGTATTCCACCGCGAGTATCCGATCCATCTGTCGGACACGGTCGGGGTCACGACGCAGTATCAGAGGCTGCACGCGCACGACGCGCTGGAGATCAACATGATCAAGTCGGGAACGGGCTATTACATCATCAACGGCGTCACGTACGATTTCGAAGCGGGAGACATCGTGCTGATCCATTCGGGAGCGCTGCACTGCGCCTACGAGAAAGAAGGGCTGGTCATGCAGGTCATCACGTTCGACGCCGCCTGGTTCATGGGCAGCCAGCGTTCCGATCCCGACATTTTGAGCCCGTTCAAGGAAATGGGCGTTTATTTTACCCACGTGCTCGACCGCGACCATCCGCGCCTGCCCGAACTGCGCGGACTGCTGCTGTCGCTGCAGGAAGAGCACGACGCGGCCCGGCCTTCGTACGTGTCTGTCGTGTACGCCTACATGCTGCAATTTTTCGTGCAGGTGAATCGCCATTTTCGCCGCGAGAACGTCGAACCGGCGGCAGGCAGCGTCTCCGTCGCGCAGCTGGAAAAAGTCCGTCTCGTGATCGGCGCGATGGAAGAACGCCCCGCCCACGCCTGGACGCTGGAAGAACTGTCCGCCCTCGCTTACCTCAGCCCGTCCCGCTTCAGCGACGTGTTTCGCCGCGCGGTCGGGGTCTCGCCTCTTACGTATCTGATTCAAATCCGGCTGGAGAACGCGTATCACCTGCTGGAAACGTCCGATCTGAAGATCGTCGATATCGCGATGGAATGCGGATTTCGCACGCTGTCGAATTTCAACCGGCTGTTCAAGCGCCATATCGGCACCGAGCCGAGACTGATCCGCGGCAAAATAAATGCGTGTTGCAGTAAGATAGTACCGGTTTCCGATCATTTTGGCGGAGTCGAAGAGGTGGGGTCCAAGTAA